A part of Diprion similis isolate iyDipSimi1 chromosome 12, iyDipSimi1.1, whole genome shotgun sequence genomic DNA contains:
- the LOC124413594 gene encoding DENN domain-containing protein 4C isoform X5 — protein MLYLLQERQGQATFGRYRSVSGVIYDGKERIMPDAEVVFETPDGHVANVNNSTSRIFVTYRRASPKMPCNSLVVTDICVILTNKGECQPHAFCVINKNLNKGMLGSDVFLCYKKSMNRANLISFKPAILYKYPIKDYDSFMFPNSVAMFCLPMGATIECWPKLACKPKPVFSTFVLTVADAAQKIYGSAITFYEEIEPVLKDPSNSNSHDILELYPKNEKNSNCADNIDDSTLTGNSAEDEKVDIRKIRNYKKLGIFDKLSQSQIDKLQFEDPNTQSLNISKSICILSHWPFFDTFEKFLVFLHSMVNGKEQNVPIEKYIAYFLCDIPFPSPQRPRILVQLSGDDRLILTQPEDLALPRSGASFRQLLINLGPDNCLLILLLILTEQKILVHSLRPDVLTSVSEAIAMILFPFKWQCPYIPLCPLGLAEVLHAPLPFLIGVDSRFFDLYDPPADVNCVDLDTNNVAICDDKKYLNIKLLPKKAGRSLKNRLELLYSKLISLGRSYTSQKERGDADFSVDREFQQKRKEQALELEIQDAFLRFMALILKGYRSFLLPITKAPTVGSTDPTSLFNMQAFLRSRDKAHAKFYSMLVRTQMFIRFIEERSFVSDMDMAGLAFFDECTERVEEESGPLLELDESQHSERTVFIPPPEAGTNKKKLIYKTFKLNPDLMRPQKNQSLKNPALTAFSMVPGSPMARRTKHEIKVAQKMARKQAAVPERWARCLLGTCYSLWFLHLPAMLQVSSQPAAILHQAYELLVKMQKLRMDPTEEVCYRAMMQLCGVYGQPVLAVKLLFHMKRSGVQPNALTYGFYNKAVLEATWPSDMTNSSQLMWNKLRNVIVGAALFKKAGKKGARRRLSAATDVHSVDGKSSETLEHAISRSSLDSAHSQDLDAAGSDSLIGSIVPDLPVFGLAETKMKFLRQNSIVKDQGAALSTSQPEALNRSSSNPRLVRNLESPLKSPVRTPVTENDPLGALLNDETPVVSPSGENDSNCSTSTLTILNNVTEERAGGPLLFRSNVLPRSATFHQAVDEGGPIVGGHLQRSETMPHSVAQQGEQERDRDRLEFGSLWAQNKDSVTSSLSSLGSSLKLSFGRYSTGGLPFAKNKELISSNQLIESLSLSNYISPSSLTGKKSNELILGGLNSLKSAATSVAKKFDEIKEAISATSTPVKSKEREQRLTYGISHESLDSLTDGSQQDRNEIPARGSGDSNADLGSLSELADCLYPRGSRDLEERMAIELVLSTASRCHNCATIMYDEEIMAGWQPEDSNLNTVCQFCDKATVPLLTVTILDYRREERELNDPLTGALMELLEQPKELEEPITVPYLNPLVLRKELESVLSQEGDSCLTKHKFIQEHPIVYWNLIWYFERINLSSHLPELWFNNNQDLKSNSQSNSPLVGVRTLWDNEKLHMDRLPMYIQWKTNSTEDRTLMQSVITNVRCNDLAEPIRRLALERHKNKMDENNPISIYRDILFLVFTVLGRGNIDQSAFDREYNQSLERLTEKEEKLLLKTDAPPATMALYCRHYFKPLNV, from the exons atgcTATATTTGTTACAAGAGAGGCAGGGACAAGCCACCTTTGGTCGATATCG TTCTGTTTCAGGAGTCATATACGACGGCAAAGAACGTATAATGCCCGACGCCGAAGTGGTGTTTGAGACCCCGGATGGACATGTTGCAAATGTAAATAACTCGACATCACGAATTTTTGTTACCTATAGAAGAGCCAGTCCCAAAATGCCATGCAACAGTCTGGTGGTTACGGATATATGTGTGATATTGACAAACAAAGGAGAGTGTCAGCCTCACGCATTTTGcgttataaacaaaaatctgaataaagGAATGCTGGGGAGCGATGTGTTTTtgtgttacaaaaaatctATGAACCGAGCCAATTTGATATCTTTCAAGCCTGCGATATTGTACAAGTATCCTATAAAAGACTACGACAGTTTTATGTTTCCCAATTCTGTCGCCATGTTTTGCTTGCCGATGGGTGCCACCATTGAATGTTGGCCAAAGTTGGCATGTAAACCAAAACCCGTATTTTCCACGTTTGTATTAACAGTAGCTGATGCAGCCCAAAAGATATATGGATCTGCCATCACGTTTTACGAAGAAATTGAGCCAGTATTAAAGGACCCGAGTAATTCTAATTCTCACGATATTTTGGAACTTTAtccgaagaatgaaaaaaactcaaaCTGTG CAGATAACATAGACGATTCAACGCTGACAGGGAATTCAGCGGAGGATGAAAAGGTTGATATACGAAAGATAAggaattataaaaaacttgGTATTTTTGATAAGTTGAGTCAGTCGCAAATCGACAAGCTGCAATTCGAGGATCCGAATACTCAGTCGTTGAACATCAGTAAATCGATATGTATTCTCTCACATTGGCCATTTTTCGAcacatttgaaaagtttctcgTCTTTCTACACAGTATGGTTAATGGCAAGGAGCAAAATGTTCCCATTGAGAAATATATAGCTTATTTTCTCTGTGACATACCTTTTCCCAGTCCTCAGAGACCAAGAATATTGGTTCAATTGAGTGGAGATGACAGATTGATTTTAACGCAACCTGAAGATCTTGCATTGCCAAGGTCAGGAGCGAGTTTCAGGCAATTGCTGATCAATTTAGGACCAGACAATTGCTTGTTAATTCTTTTACTGATTTTAACTGAACAGAAGATATTGGTACATTCTTTGAGACCAGATGTTTTAACATCTGTGAGCGAAGCAATAGCGATGATCCTATTTCCGTTCAAGTGGCAGTGTCCTTACATACCGTTGTGTCCTTTGGGATTGGCCGAG gtACTCCATGCACCGCTGCCGTTCCTTATTGGTGTGGATTCTCGTTTTTTTGACTTATACGATCCACCAGCAGATGTGAATTGTGTTGATCTTGACACCAACAACGTCGCTATTTGCGATGATAAGAAGTACTTGAACATCAAATTGCTCCCTAAGAAAGCCGGTCGATCTCTGAAAAATAGACTGGAACTTCTTTATTCAAAGTTGATCAGCTTGGGTAGAAGTTATACATCTCAGAaag AACGAGGGGATGCAGATTTTAGCGTAGATCGCGAGTTTCAACAAAAACGGAAGGAACAAGCTTTAGAGCTGGAAATACAAGATGCTTTTCTTCGATTTATGGCCTTAATATTGAAAGGCTACAGATCGTTTTTACTGCCAATTACAAAAGCACCCACCGTTGGTTCAACGGACCCGACAAGCCTATTTAATATGCAAGCCTTTTTGAGAAGTCGCGATAAAGCTCATGCAAAATTTTACAGTATGCTAGTGCGCACCCAGATGTTCATAAG ATTTATAGAAGAAAGAAGCTTTGTCTCAGATATGGATATGGCAGGCTTAGCATTTTTTGATGAGTGTACGGAACGAGTTGAAGAAGAGAGTG GACCACTTTTGGAGTTAGATGAATCACAGCACAGTGAACGCACAGTATTTATTCCCCCCCCGGAAGCtggaacaaataaaaaaaaattgatctacAAAACGTTCAAATTGAATCCTGATTTAATGAGGCCGCAGAAAAatcagagtttgaaaaatccagCCCTTACTGCATTCAGCATGGTACCTGGAAGTCCGATGGCTCGTAGAACCAAGCATGAGATAAAAGTAGCTCAAAAAATGGCCAGAAAACAG GCAGCTGTACCAGAACGATGGGCTAGATGTTTGTTGGGTACATGTTACAGTTTATGGTTTTTACATTTACCTGCTATGCTACAAGTGTCAAGCCAACCTGCAGCTATTTTGCATCAAGCCTATGAGTTACTtgtgaaaatgcaaaaattacGAATGGATCCGACTGAAGAG GTTTGCTACAGAGCTATGATGCAATTGTGTGGAGTTTATGGTCAACCTGTATTGGCTgtgaaattattgtttcacATGAAGCGCAGTGGAGTTCAACCTAATGCCTTGACTTATGGATTTTACAACAAA GCTGTATTAGAGGCAACATGGCCATCTGATATGACAAATTCCAGTCAATTAATGTGGAACAAGTTACGCAATGTTATTGTCGGGGCTGCTTTGTTCAAAAAAGCTGGAAAAAAAGGTGCCAGAAGGAGATTGAGTGCAGCGACGGATGTGCACAGCGTGGATGGCAAGAGTAGTGAGACTTTGGAACATGCTATATCTCGGTCTAGCCTTGACAGTGCGCATTCACAAGATTTGGATGCAGCAGGCAGTGATT CTTTGATCGGCAGCATTGTTCCTGATTTACCAGTATTCGGACTTGCGGAgacgaaaatgaaattcttacgtcaaaatagtatTGTCAAAGACCAAGGGGCTGCTCTAAGTACGTCTCAGCCAGAAGCACTTAACCGATCATCTAGTAATCCGAG GCTAGTCCGAAATCTTGAATCACCACTGAAAAGCCCCGTCAGAACACCTGTTACTGAAAATGACCCTCTCGGAGCTCTACTTAATGATGAAACTCCAGTCGTATCGCCGTCTGGGGAAAATGATTCAAACTGCTCAACAAGTACCTTGACCATACTTAATAATGTAACAGAGGAGCGTGCCGGGGGACCATTATTATTCAGAAG CAATGTTTTACCTAGAAGTGCTACGTTTCATCAGGCAGTCGATGAAGGTGGACCAATAGTTGGTGGACATTTGCAAAGAAGTGAAACCATGCCTCACTCCGTCGCTCAACAAGGTGAACAAGAAAGAGATAGAGACAGATTGGAGTTTGGTAGTCTTTGGGCACAGAATAAAGACAGTGTAACCTCTAGCCTGTCGAGCCTAGGATCTAGTCTCAAGCTTAGTTTTGG ACGGTATTCTACCGGAGGCCTGCCATTTGCTAAAAATAAGGAGTTAATATCATCCAATCAGCTCATCGAGTCCTTAAGTTTGTCCAATTATATCAG TCCCTCAAGTTTGACTGGAAAGAAGTCAAACGAACTGATACTAGGAGGATTGAATAGCTTGAAATCTGCTGCGACTagtgttgcaaaaaaattcgatgaaataaaGGAAGCTATCTCTGCTACCAGTACTCCAGTAAAATCAAAGGAACGTGAACAAAGATTAACTTATGGAATTTCTCACGAATCTTTGGATTCACTGACGGATGGGTCACAGCAAGATCGTAATGAGATACCTGCCAGAGGTTCCG GGGATTCGAACGCAGATCTTGGTTCTTTGTCTGAATTAGCCGATTGTTTGTATCCGAGGGGTTCTAGGGACTTAGAAGAACGCATGGCAATAGAATTAGTCTTATCTACTGCTAGCAGGTGCCATAATTGTGCGACTATTATGTATGACGAAGAAATAATGGCTGGCTGGCAGCCAGaggattcaaatttgaatacagTTTGTCAATTTTGTGATAAAGCTACAGTACCACTTTTGACAGTAACTATATTGGATTACAG GCGTGAGGAGCGTGAGCTAAATGATCCGTTAACCGGAGCATTGATGGAACTCTTAGAACAACCAAAGGAATTGGAAGAACCAATCACAGTCCCATACTTAAATCCGCTCGTTCTTAGGAAAGAATTAGAAAGTGTCTTAAGCCAAGAAGGAGATTCGTGCCTTACCAAGCACAAATTTATACAGGAACATCCCATAGTATACTGGAATTTGATTTGGTACTTTGAACGAATTAATCTGAGCAGTCATTTGCCCGAGCTCTGGTTCAATAATAACCAGGATTTGAAGAGTAATTCCCAAAGTAATTCACCATTGGTTGGCGTTAGAACGCTTTGGGATAACGAGAAATTACATATGGATCGTTTGCCTATGTACATTCAATGGAAGACAAACAGTACAGAAGATCGAAC ATTAATGCAGTCTGTTATAACAAATGTGCGCTGCAACGACTTAGCGGAACCTATAAGAAGATTGGCTCTGGAGAGgcataaaaacaaaatggaCGAAAACAACCCAATTTCTATATACAGAGACATTCTGTTTTTAGTATTCACAGTCTTGGGACGTGGAAATATTGATCAAA GTGCATTTGATCGGGAATATAATCAGTCACTGGAAAGACTAacggaaaaggaagaaaagttATTGTTGAAAACGGATGCACCCCCAGCTACTATGGCACTATATTGCAGGCATTACTTCAAGCCACTCAACGTATGA
- the LOC124413594 gene encoding DENN domain-containing protein 4C isoform X2 yields the protein MDERRVADYFVVAGLPGQDDNFSTDENNESNKLEDWCQEGTHLKDTHMQAPITDLAIIFPALGETCPEDYTLLSKTVTGFPADLNHGSLRTNECYICYKRGRDKPPLVDIGVIYDGKERIMPDAEVVFETPDGHVANVNNSTSRIFVTYRRASPKMPCNSLVVTDICVILTNKGECQPHAFCVINKNLNKGMLGSDVFLCYKKSMNRANLISFKPAILYKYPIKDYDSFMFPNSVAMFCLPMGATIECWPKLACKPKPVFSTFVLTVADAAQKIYGSAITFYEEIEPVLKDPSNSNSHDILELYPKNEKNSNCDNIDDSTLTGNSAEDEKVDIRKIRNYKKLGIFDKLSQSQIDKLQFEDPNTQSLNISKSICILSHWPFFDTFEKFLVFLHSMVNGKEQNVPIEKYIAYFLCDIPFPSPQRPRILVQLSGDDRLILTQPEDLALPRSGASFRQLLINLGPDNCLLILLLILTEQKILVHSLRPDVLTSVSEAIAMILFPFKWQCPYIPLCPLGLAEVLHAPLPFLIGVDSRFFDLYDPPADVNCVDLDTNNVAICDDKKYLNIKLLPKKAGRSLKNRLELLYSKLISLGRSYTSQKERGDADFSVDREFQQKRKEQALELEIQDAFLRFMALILKGYRSFLLPITKAPTVGSTDPTSLFNMQAFLRSRDKAHAKFYSMLVRTQMFIRFIEERSFVSDMDMAGLAFFDECTERVEEESGPLLELDESQHSERTVFIPPPEAGTNKKKLIYKTFKLNPDLMRPQKNQSLKNPALTAFSMVPGSPMARRTKHEIKVAQKMARKQAAVPERWARCLLGTCYSLWFLHLPAMLQVSSQPAAILHQAYELLVKMQKLRMDPTEEVCYRAMMQLCGVYGQPVLAVKLLFHMKRSGVQPNALTYGFYNKAVLEATWPSDMTNSSQLMWNKLRNVIVGAALFKKAGKKGARRRLSAATDVHSVDGKSSETLEHAISRSSLDSAHSQDLDAAGSDSLIGSIVPDLPVFGLAETKMKFLRQNSIVKDQGAALSTSQPEALNRSSSNPRLVRNLESPLKSPVRTPVTENDPLGALLNDETPVVSPSGENDSNCSTSTLTILNNVTEERAGGPLLFRSNVLPRSATFHQAVDEGGPIVGGHLQRSETMPHSVAQQGEQERDRDRLEFGSLWAQNKDSVTSSLSSLGSSLKLSFGRYSTGGLPFAKNKELISSNQLIESLSLSNYISPSSLTGKKSNELILGGLNSLKSAATSVAKKFDEIKEAISATSTPVKSKEREQRLTYGISHESLDSLTDGSQQDRNEIPARGSGDSNADLGSLSELADCLYPRGSRDLEERMAIELVLSTASRCHNCATIMYDEEIMAGWQPEDSNLNTVCQFCDKATVPLLTVTILDYRREERELNDPLTGALMELLEQPKELEEPITVPYLNPLVLRKELESVLSQEGDSCLTKHKFIQEHPIVYWNLIWYFERINLSSHLPELWFNNNQDLKSNSQSNSPLVGVRTLWDNEKLHMDRLPMYIQWKTNSTEDRTLMQSVITNVRCNDLAEPIRRLALERHKNKMDENNPISIYRDILFLVFTVLGRGNIDQSAFDREYNQSLERLTEKEEKLLLKTDAPPATMALYCRHYFKPLNV from the exons ATGGATGAGCGACGGGTAGCTGATTACTTCGTCGTCGCCGGACTTCCGGGACAagacgataatttttcaaccgatgaGAACAACGAAAGCAACAAGCTGGAGGACTGGTGTCAGGAAGGAACGCATCTGAAGGACACTCACATGCAGGCTCCCATCACCGACCTGGCCATTATATTTCCAGCTCTGGGGGAAACTTGTCCCGAGGATTATACTCTTTTGAGTAAAACAGTGACTGGTTTTCCGGCAGATTTAAACCACGGAAGcctcagaacaaacgaatgcTATATTTGTTACAAGAGAGGCAGGGACAAGCCACCTTTGGTCGATATCG GAGTCATATACGACGGCAAAGAACGTATAATGCCCGACGCCGAAGTGGTGTTTGAGACCCCGGATGGACATGTTGCAAATGTAAATAACTCGACATCACGAATTTTTGTTACCTATAGAAGAGCCAGTCCCAAAATGCCATGCAACAGTCTGGTGGTTACGGATATATGTGTGATATTGACAAACAAAGGAGAGTGTCAGCCTCACGCATTTTGcgttataaacaaaaatctgaataaagGAATGCTGGGGAGCGATGTGTTTTtgtgttacaaaaaatctATGAACCGAGCCAATTTGATATCTTTCAAGCCTGCGATATTGTACAAGTATCCTATAAAAGACTACGACAGTTTTATGTTTCCCAATTCTGTCGCCATGTTTTGCTTGCCGATGGGTGCCACCATTGAATGTTGGCCAAAGTTGGCATGTAAACCAAAACCCGTATTTTCCACGTTTGTATTAACAGTAGCTGATGCAGCCCAAAAGATATATGGATCTGCCATCACGTTTTACGAAGAAATTGAGCCAGTATTAAAGGACCCGAGTAATTCTAATTCTCACGATATTTTGGAACTTTAtccgaagaatgaaaaaaactcaaaCTGTG ATAACATAGACGATTCAACGCTGACAGGGAATTCAGCGGAGGATGAAAAGGTTGATATACGAAAGATAAggaattataaaaaacttgGTATTTTTGATAAGTTGAGTCAGTCGCAAATCGACAAGCTGCAATTCGAGGATCCGAATACTCAGTCGTTGAACATCAGTAAATCGATATGTATTCTCTCACATTGGCCATTTTTCGAcacatttgaaaagtttctcgTCTTTCTACACAGTATGGTTAATGGCAAGGAGCAAAATGTTCCCATTGAGAAATATATAGCTTATTTTCTCTGTGACATACCTTTTCCCAGTCCTCAGAGACCAAGAATATTGGTTCAATTGAGTGGAGATGACAGATTGATTTTAACGCAACCTGAAGATCTTGCATTGCCAAGGTCAGGAGCGAGTTTCAGGCAATTGCTGATCAATTTAGGACCAGACAATTGCTTGTTAATTCTTTTACTGATTTTAACTGAACAGAAGATATTGGTACATTCTTTGAGACCAGATGTTTTAACATCTGTGAGCGAAGCAATAGCGATGATCCTATTTCCGTTCAAGTGGCAGTGTCCTTACATACCGTTGTGTCCTTTGGGATTGGCCGAG gtACTCCATGCACCGCTGCCGTTCCTTATTGGTGTGGATTCTCGTTTTTTTGACTTATACGATCCACCAGCAGATGTGAATTGTGTTGATCTTGACACCAACAACGTCGCTATTTGCGATGATAAGAAGTACTTGAACATCAAATTGCTCCCTAAGAAAGCCGGTCGATCTCTGAAAAATAGACTGGAACTTCTTTATTCAAAGTTGATCAGCTTGGGTAGAAGTTATACATCTCAGAaag AACGAGGGGATGCAGATTTTAGCGTAGATCGCGAGTTTCAACAAAAACGGAAGGAACAAGCTTTAGAGCTGGAAATACAAGATGCTTTTCTTCGATTTATGGCCTTAATATTGAAAGGCTACAGATCGTTTTTACTGCCAATTACAAAAGCACCCACCGTTGGTTCAACGGACCCGACAAGCCTATTTAATATGCAAGCCTTTTTGAGAAGTCGCGATAAAGCTCATGCAAAATTTTACAGTATGCTAGTGCGCACCCAGATGTTCATAAG ATTTATAGAAGAAAGAAGCTTTGTCTCAGATATGGATATGGCAGGCTTAGCATTTTTTGATGAGTGTACGGAACGAGTTGAAGAAGAGAGTG GACCACTTTTGGAGTTAGATGAATCACAGCACAGTGAACGCACAGTATTTATTCCCCCCCCGGAAGCtggaacaaataaaaaaaaattgatctacAAAACGTTCAAATTGAATCCTGATTTAATGAGGCCGCAGAAAAatcagagtttgaaaaatccagCCCTTACTGCATTCAGCATGGTACCTGGAAGTCCGATGGCTCGTAGAACCAAGCATGAGATAAAAGTAGCTCAAAAAATGGCCAGAAAACAG GCAGCTGTACCAGAACGATGGGCTAGATGTTTGTTGGGTACATGTTACAGTTTATGGTTTTTACATTTACCTGCTATGCTACAAGTGTCAAGCCAACCTGCAGCTATTTTGCATCAAGCCTATGAGTTACTtgtgaaaatgcaaaaattacGAATGGATCCGACTGAAGAG GTTTGCTACAGAGCTATGATGCAATTGTGTGGAGTTTATGGTCAACCTGTATTGGCTgtgaaattattgtttcacATGAAGCGCAGTGGAGTTCAACCTAATGCCTTGACTTATGGATTTTACAACAAA GCTGTATTAGAGGCAACATGGCCATCTGATATGACAAATTCCAGTCAATTAATGTGGAACAAGTTACGCAATGTTATTGTCGGGGCTGCTTTGTTCAAAAAAGCTGGAAAAAAAGGTGCCAGAAGGAGATTGAGTGCAGCGACGGATGTGCACAGCGTGGATGGCAAGAGTAGTGAGACTTTGGAACATGCTATATCTCGGTCTAGCCTTGACAGTGCGCATTCACAAGATTTGGATGCAGCAGGCAGTGATT CTTTGATCGGCAGCATTGTTCCTGATTTACCAGTATTCGGACTTGCGGAgacgaaaatgaaattcttacgtcaaaatagtatTGTCAAAGACCAAGGGGCTGCTCTAAGTACGTCTCAGCCAGAAGCACTTAACCGATCATCTAGTAATCCGAG GCTAGTCCGAAATCTTGAATCACCACTGAAAAGCCCCGTCAGAACACCTGTTACTGAAAATGACCCTCTCGGAGCTCTACTTAATGATGAAACTCCAGTCGTATCGCCGTCTGGGGAAAATGATTCAAACTGCTCAACAAGTACCTTGACCATACTTAATAATGTAACAGAGGAGCGTGCCGGGGGACCATTATTATTCAGAAG CAATGTTTTACCTAGAAGTGCTACGTTTCATCAGGCAGTCGATGAAGGTGGACCAATAGTTGGTGGACATTTGCAAAGAAGTGAAACCATGCCTCACTCCGTCGCTCAACAAGGTGAACAAGAAAGAGATAGAGACAGATTGGAGTTTGGTAGTCTTTGGGCACAGAATAAAGACAGTGTAACCTCTAGCCTGTCGAGCCTAGGATCTAGTCTCAAGCTTAGTTTTGG ACGGTATTCTACCGGAGGCCTGCCATTTGCTAAAAATAAGGAGTTAATATCATCCAATCAGCTCATCGAGTCCTTAAGTTTGTCCAATTATATCAG TCCCTCAAGTTTGACTGGAAAGAAGTCAAACGAACTGATACTAGGAGGATTGAATAGCTTGAAATCTGCTGCGACTagtgttgcaaaaaaattcgatgaaataaaGGAAGCTATCTCTGCTACCAGTACTCCAGTAAAATCAAAGGAACGTGAACAAAGATTAACTTATGGAATTTCTCACGAATCTTTGGATTCACTGACGGATGGGTCACAGCAAGATCGTAATGAGATACCTGCCAGAGGTTCCG GGGATTCGAACGCAGATCTTGGTTCTTTGTCTGAATTAGCCGATTGTTTGTATCCGAGGGGTTCTAGGGACTTAGAAGAACGCATGGCAATAGAATTAGTCTTATCTACTGCTAGCAGGTGCCATAATTGTGCGACTATTATGTATGACGAAGAAATAATGGCTGGCTGGCAGCCAGaggattcaaatttgaatacagTTTGTCAATTTTGTGATAAAGCTACAGTACCACTTTTGACAGTAACTATATTGGATTACAG GCGTGAGGAGCGTGAGCTAAATGATCCGTTAACCGGAGCATTGATGGAACTCTTAGAACAACCAAAGGAATTGGAAGAACCAATCACAGTCCCATACTTAAATCCGCTCGTTCTTAGGAAAGAATTAGAAAGTGTCTTAAGCCAAGAAGGAGATTCGTGCCTTACCAAGCACAAATTTATACAGGAACATCCCATAGTATACTGGAATTTGATTTGGTACTTTGAACGAATTAATCTGAGCAGTCATTTGCCCGAGCTCTGGTTCAATAATAACCAGGATTTGAAGAGTAATTCCCAAAGTAATTCACCATTGGTTGGCGTTAGAACGCTTTGGGATAACGAGAAATTACATATGGATCGTTTGCCTATGTACATTCAATGGAAGACAAACAGTACAGAAGATCGAAC ATTAATGCAGTCTGTTATAACAAATGTGCGCTGCAACGACTTAGCGGAACCTATAAGAAGATTGGCTCTGGAGAGgcataaaaacaaaatggaCGAAAACAACCCAATTTCTATATACAGAGACATTCTGTTTTTAGTATTCACAGTCTTGGGACGTGGAAATATTGATCAAA GTGCATTTGATCGGGAATATAATCAGTCACTGGAAAGACTAacggaaaaggaagaaaagttATTGTTGAAAACGGATGCACCCCCAGCTACTATGGCACTATATTGCAGGCATTACTTCAAGCCACTCAACGTATGA